GTCATCCGGGAGTACATGGGCAGCGAAGGGTTCGCCGGAGATATGGCCGGGTTCGACATGCGCCAGATCGAACAGGTGGAGACGGTGCTGCTGGGAACGACCGAGCCGAGCGACGCCCCGGTGCGGGGCTCCGTCCGTCCGCTCTCCGCGCCGCGTGGCGCTGGAAGGCTGCGGGGCAAAGTGGCTGTCATCACCGGTGGCGCGCGGGGTCAAGGAGAGGCAGAGGCCCGGCTCTTCGCACGAGAGGGTGCACGCGTCTACCTGTGTGACATCCTCGACGAGCGAGGTGAAGCGGTCGCCGCGGAGATCCGGGAAGCAGGTGGGTGGGCCCGGTTCGCGCACCTGGACATCACCCGGGCCGAGGAGTGGCGGCGCCTCGTCGGTCAGCTCGAAGCGGAGGCCGGACGCCTCGACATCCTGATCAACAACGCCGGCGTCAATGTCCGTCATGACCTGACCGGCACGTCGGAAGACGACTGGGACAGGATCCTGAATGTCAACCTGACCGGGCAGTACCTCGGCATGAAGGAGTGCGCGGCGCTGATGAAGCGCAGCGGCGCAGGCAGCATCGTCAACCTCGGCTCCACCGCGGGGATCATGGGGCATCCGGTCGCCGCGTACTCGTCGTCCAAATGGGGTGTCCGCGGACTCACGAAGGCGGCGGCAACCGAGTTCTCACCGGCCGGTATCCGAGTGAATGCCCTCCACCCCGGGGTCGTCGCGACACCGATGATGGACGCGGGCAGCGCTCTCTTCGCGGAGTTGGTGCGGCTCACTCCTCTGGGACGTGCCGCCGATCCGGACGAACTGGCGGCCGCGGCATTGTTCCTCGCCAGCGACGATGCCGCCTTCGTGACAGGAATCGACCTTCCCGTCGATGGCGGTTTCAGTGATCTCGCCGCCTACAACCACGTGTGGCACACCATCAACCCGACGTAGGAATCCGGCTTGCGAGCGGCATCCCGGTCCCGCAGCCATCGCCGGCAGGCCATTCCCGCCCCGGACTCAGGGCGCGGCTGCGGGACACGTCGGCGAGACCAACGTGCTCCCCCAGCTCACGCCGAGACCGCCCTCTCCCGGGAACCCCGCTACCAGCGGGGCTGGGTCAGCCCAGTTCCGTCCAGGCCGCGCCGGACAACGCGGGCATGCGGGCCGCCTGCCTGCCGAGCGCGAGGGCGGCGGTCCGGACCGCGGGTCCGAGCGTCGCGGTGTCGACCTCGCCCCGCCGTGTGCTGATCGACAGGCCCGCGATCGGCCTGCCCTCGCGGGCCGTGACGGGTGCCGCCACGCACACCACGTCGGGGCCGGATTCCTCGGTTTCATAGGCGATCCCGGCCTCCCGGATCGCCGCCAGCTCGTCCCGCAGCCGTGTGCCGTCGGTGATCGTACCCGGCCCCAGGCGCGGCAGCCCCGCCTCGATCACGCGGTCCACCACACCGGGGCCGGCGAAGGCGAGCAGCGCTTTGCCGACGCCGGTGGCGTGCGCCGGCATCCGGCCGCCGACGCGCGAACCGAGTGGTGGCGCGGTCCGGCTGCGCAGCTTGATCACGTAGACGACCTCGGTGCCGTCGAGCACGGCCAGGTGCACGGTCTGGCGAGTGGCGCTGCGCAGGTCGGACATGTTCGCCATCGCCATCTGCCGCAGCTGGTGCGGGCGCGCGGCCTGCTCACCCAGTTCGAAGAACCGCAGCCCGATCCGGAACCCGCGCCCGGCCGGCTCCAGGAACCGGTGCTCGACCAGCTCGCGAACGATCCTGGACACGGTCGAGGACGCCAGCCCCGTCCGGCGCGCGATCTCGCGCACCCCGAGCGCATCGTCGGGGGGCCGGAAGGACTCGAACACCCGCGACACCCGGGCGATCATCGACGCCGGAGTGTCCCGCTCACTGGAGCACATGTTAGGAGCGTGCAGGTCAGCGGCGGACGATGTCAACCAACCGCGTTTCCTCTCACAGGGAGTGTTTTTCGTGAGCCCACAGCCCCGCGTCGCAGAGGCGGCCCGCCTGCTGATGCAGGCCTACGACAGCGGTGTCCCCATCCCGCCGTTCACCGGCCTGACCGTCGAGGACGCCTACGACGTCCAGCTGCGCCAGGTCGCGGAGTGGACGGCGGCGGGCCGCATCGTCAAGGGGCACAAGGTCGGCCTGACCTCGGCCGCGATCCAGCGGCAGCTCGGCGTGGACTCCCCGGACTACGGTCACCTCTTCGCCGACATGTTCTTCGTGGACGGTCAGCCCATCCCGGCGGACGCCTACCTCAGCCCGCGCGTCGAACCGGAGATCGGATTCGTGTTGCGCAAGCCGCTGGCCGGGCCGGGCGTCACCGTCGCCGACGCGCTCGACGCGATCGCCCACGCCGTGGCCGCGCTGGAGATCATCGACTCGCGCATCGAGGACTGGAAGATCGACCTGCCCAACACGATCGCCGACAACGCCTCCTCCGGCGGCCTGGTCCTCGGCTCGACGCCGCTGCCGCTCGACGCCTTCGACCCGCGCACCACCGGAGTCGTGCTGCGCCGCAACGGCCGGACCGTGCAGACCGGCGCCGGCGCGGCCGTGCTCGGCTCCCCGGTCAACGCGCTGGTATGGCTGGCCAACACGGTCGGCCCGCTCGGAATCACGCTCGATTCCGGCGCGGTCGTCCTGCCCGGTGCGCTCACCGCGGCAGTGGGCGCCGCGGCCGGAGACACCGTCACCGCCACCTTCGCCCACCTCGGCAGCGTCACCGCGACGTTCGCCGGCACCCCCGAGGAGAAGTGATGCCCCGCCCCACCGCCGCCATCGTCGGTCCCGGCAACATCGGCACCGACCTGCTGGTCAAGCTGCAGCGCCGGGATGTCTTCGACGTGCGCTACATGATCGGGGTCGACCCGTCCTCCGACGGCCTGGCCCGCGCCCGCGAGCTCGGCGTCGAGGCCAGCGCGGAAGGCGTGGACTGGCTGCTGGCCCAGCCGGAGCTCCCCGACTTCGTCTTCGAGGCCACCGCCGCGAAACCACACTTGGCCAACGCCCCTCGCTACGCCGAGGCCGGGATCCGGGCGATCGACCTGACGCCGGCCGCCGTCGGCCCGTTCGTGTGCCCCGCGGTCAACCTGGGCGCGCACGCCGAGGCGCCGAACATCAACATGATCACCTGCGGCGGACAGGCGACGATCCCGATCGTGCACGCGGTCTCGCGCGTCACCGAGGTGCCCTACGCCGAGATCGTCGCGTCGATCTCCTCGCGCTCGGCCGGCCCGGGCACGCGGGCGAACATCGACGAGTTCACCGAGACCACCTCGCACGCGATCGAATCCGTGGGCGGCGCCGCGCGGGGCAAGGCCATCATCATCCTGAACCCGGTCGAGCCACCACTGATCATGCGGGACACGGTGTTCTGCGCGATCCCGGGCGACGCCGACACCGGTGCGATCGCCGAGTCGATCCACCGTGTCGTGGCCGAGGTGCAGACCTACGTGCCCGGCTACCGCCTCAAGTCCGACCCCCAGTTCGACCGCCCGAGCGAGCTGTGGGACGGGCACGCGCGGGTCGCGGTGTTCCTCGAGGTCGAGGGGAACGGCGACTACCTGCCACCGTGGGCCGGGAACCTGGACATCATGACCGCCGCGGCGGTGCGCGCCGGAGAGCTGCTCGCCGCCGAATCGAAGGAGACGACCGCGCGATGACGAACGCCGTGCGCATCACCGACACCACGCTGCGGGACGGCAGCCACGCCGTGCGCCACCAGTTCACCGCGGACCAGGTTCGCGCGGTGGCCGCGGCACTGGACCGGGCCGGGGTCGAGGTCATCGAGGTCACCCACGGCGATGGGCTGGCCGGCTCGTCGTTCAACTACGGCTTCTCCAAGGTCCGGGACATCGAACTCGTCGCCGCCGCGGTCGGCGAGGTGCGCCGGGCGAAGATCGCCGTGCTGCTGCTTCCTGGTCTGGGTACGGTCGCGGATCTTCGCGAGGCCGCGGACGCCGGTGCCCGCGTCGCCAGGATCGCGACGCACTGCACCGAAGCCGACGTGAGCGTCCAGCACTTCGGCGGGGCCCGCGATCTGGGCCTGGAAACCGTCGGGTTCCTGATGCTCTCGCACATGAACTCGCCGGAGGGCCTGGCGAAACAGGCGCGAATCATGGCCGACGCGGGATGCGAGTGCGTCTACGTCGTCGACTCCGCGGGCGCGTTGCTGCCCGGCGGCGTGACCGACCGCGTCACCGCACTGGTCCAGGAGCTGGGCGAGGACGCCCAGGTCGGGTTCCACGGCCACCAGAACCTGTCCCTCGGGGTCGCGAACTCGCTCGCCGCGCAGCAAGCGGGCGCCCGCCAGATCGACGGCACGTTGCGCGCTCTCGGTGCGGGCGCGGGCAACTCCCCCACCGAAATTCTCGTCCCGGCGTTCGACGCACTGGGCGTGGAAACCGGAGTGGACAGTGAACTGATCCTCGCCGCGGCCGAAGAGGTCCTGGCCCCGATGGTGCCCCGGATGCCGGTCGCCGACCGGGCCGCGATCGTGCAGGGCCGCTACGGTGTCTACAACTCGTTCCTGCTGCACGCCGAAACCGCCGCCCAGCGGTACGGCGTGCCCGCCTACCGGATCCTGAAGCGAGTCGGCGAACTGCGGTACGTCGGCGGCCAGGAAGACATGATCATCGATGTGGCGATCGGCTTGGCCGAGAAGGAGAACGCATGACGACGTGGAGCGTCGACACCGCGGCGGACGTGCTGCTGGCCGCCGAGGCGAAGCGGCGGGACCGCGGGCCGATCACCGAGGAGTGGCCGGAGCTCGACCTGCCGACCGCCTACCGGGTGCAGAAGCGGCTGATCGAGCGGAAGGTCGAGGCGGGCGAGACGGTCGTCGGCGTCAAGCTGGGACTGACCTCGCGGGCCAAGCAGGAGCGGATGGGCATCGACTCGCCACTGACCGCGGTGCTGACCGACGGCTACGTGCTGGCCGCCGATGAGCCCGTTCCGCTGGACCAGCTGATCCACCCGCGAGTCGAGCCGGAGATCGTGTTCGTCATGGGCAAACGCCTCGCGGGCCCGGGCATCACGGCGGCGACCGCGCTGGACGCGGTGGAGAGTGTCCACGCCGGACTCGAGATCATCGACTCGCGCTACACCGACTTCAAGTTCACGCTGCCCGACGTGGTGGCGGACAACGCCTCCTCAGCCCGGTTCGTGGTGGGTGGGAAGGCGGTATCGCCGAAGAGCCTGGACCTGGCACTGGAAGCGTGTGTGCTCACGGTCAACGGCGCGGTGACCGACACCGCGACCGGTGCCGCCGTGCAGGGCCACCCAGCCGAGGCGCTGGCACTGGCCGCCAACGCACTCGCCGCGCGCGGCGAGGCCCTCGAGGCCGGGCAGATCGTGCTGACCGGGGGCATGACCGACGCGGTGTTCGTGCGCGCCGGCGACCAGATCGGTGCCGAGTTCACCTCCCTCGGCTCGGTATTCGTCACCGCGGCCTGACCGTGACGAAGAAGTTCCGATGCCCCGCTGAGTCGGCCGAGGCTCCCGCAGGGCTGCCCGGCGACGGAGAGCGAGACCGCCGCCACGACCGGGATGGCCACTCTGGAGGACCGTCGCCCGACCACGGTGATCGTCACCCTGCTCTTACTCGGCACTGGGAGGAAGATCGACCTGTGGACGCTTCCCCGTGAGTCGCGCCTGCCACTGCGGCGCACCCTCGAACGCGTCACGGATCCGGGCGGCTGGTTCGAGGTCGCCCTCACCCACGGCTGATCCCGACCCAGCAGGCGCGGCGATGCGGTGACGCCTTGCGTCACGCGCACGACCGTTCGCGTGACGCGGTCTCGACTGCCGGCGCGCGTTCGTCGCGGGTCGAGTTCCGGCGCGAGAAAACCCGACGCCAGCTTCAAGATCTCGTCAGCCTGCTTGAGCTCCCGGTTCTCCCTGCGCAACCTGTCCGACACGGCCCGCTCGGCCGCCCCCAGCGCCCGGCCCGCCGTGGAGGACTCGCGGTACGCATGGCACCGTCGCGCGAGCAGATCGAGTCGGGCCCGCCCCCGCTGGGGCAGGCACGCGCACCCCTGGAGCGCGTCGCCGCGCGACGTCGTCCTGGGTCGAAGACCGCGGGCGCGGTCATGGCACGCGGACCGCCGCCGCGGCACCGGCCCTGGTCGGCTGTGACTCACACGAGCCACTCCTTCCTGTCTCCGGCAGTCCCAGGGACGCGAGCAGATCCTCCTGGTGCCGCAGCCGGTCGCCGAACAACACCGCGCTCGTCGTGGCGCGGCGCAGGTGCAGGTGCGCGGGGTGCTCCCAGGTGAAGCCCATTCCCCCGTGCACCTGGATGTTCTCGGCCGCCACCCACGAATATGCCTCGCCGCAGGTCAGCGCGGCCACCGCCGCGGCCTGTGCGGCTTCGGTGGCACCGTCGGCCACGGCCGCGGCCGCCCACAGCGACGCCGACCGCGCCGCCTCCACGCGCACGGCCATGTCCGCGCAGCGGTGCTTGATCGCCTGGAACGTCGCGATCGGACGTCCGAACTGGACCCGCTGGGCGGCGTGGGCGCAGGCCATCTCCAGCGCCACGGTCGCGCCACCGGCCTGTTCGCAGGCGAGCGCGGCGACCGCCCGGTTCCGCACGCTCGCCGTCACCGGTTCCGCCTCGGCCTCGACCAGGGTCGCCGGCGCGTCGCGGAACCGGATCGTGGCCAGCTCCCGGTTCGGGTCCAGGGCGCGCAGCGGTTCCCGATCGAGCCCCGCCCCGTCGACGGCGAACAGACCCGTCCCCTCGCCGGTGCGTGCGGTCACGAGCAGCACGTCCGCGCTCGCCCCGTCCACGACGAGGGTCTTGGACCCGCTGACCCGCCAGCCCGCTCCGGCGGCAACCGCCACGGTGTCCTCGGAGTCGTCCACGAAGGCCACGGTCGCGGTGCACGAGCCGGAGGCCAGCCGGGCCAGCAGCTCGTCCCGCGCGCTGCCGCGGCCGGCCAGCAGCGCGCCGACGGCCAGCACGGAGGTGCCGAACCAGGGCAGCCGCGCCAGCGAGCGTCCCAGTTCCTCGGCGACCACGCAGACCTCGCGGAACGTCGCGCCGGCGCCGCCCAGCCGCTCCGGTACGTCGAGCGCCACGGCACCCAGCTCGGTGGCGAGCCGCGTCCACGCGGCCGGATCACCGGCCTGACGCTCCAGGAAGTCCCGGACGACCTCCCGCAGCTCCTCGGCCTCGGGGGTGTGACTGATACGCACTGGTCCTCCTCCACGATCGTGCTGAGCTGGGCGCGCGGTACGCGCCGCAGGGCCTTACCGGTGCCGGTGCGCGGAAGCCGGTCCCGCACGTGCGCGGCGGGACGGGCGAGCAGCGACAGGTACTCCCCCGGCACCGCGGGTGGGACCGGGTGCCCGCCCGCGCCCCGGATTTCGAGGATGCGGCCCGGCATGACCGTCGCGTCGGAGGTCAGGTCGGCCGGGCGCAGCGCTTCGCGGGAGAGGCGGTTGGGTCAGCTCACCCACGGCCCGCCGGCCGGGCCCCGCACCGGCAACCATCTCCAGCAGCAGAGAACGGTGCACGCTCGCCCGGCTCAGCCGTCGGCCGGCAGCGCGCGGGCCGCGGCGCTCTGGACCGGGTGGTCGTCCGCGGCGAGCGGGACGCCGTCACCGGTGAGCGTGACCTCCGCGGGCACGCGGATCACCACGATCCGGGCTTCATGCTCATGCCGGTCCTTCCTTCCGTGATCAGTTCAGGCGTCGCCGGCAAGCCGGGTCAAACCGCGCCGGACGAGCACCGGGATGTGCTCGCCCCGGGCCGCCATCCGCTCGTCGGTGGTCTCCCCGCGCAGGTAGCGCGCGTAGAGCTGCTGCAGGATCACCGCGGTCTTGAAGCACCCGTATGCCTCGTACCAGTCGATCCGGCCGACGTCGATGCCCGACCGGGCGGCGTAGCGCTCCACCAGTTCCTCCCGCGAGGGCAGGCCGAGTTTCGACAATCGCAGCGAGGCCAGGGCGCCGGCGTCGCCGAACTCCGGGTCGGGCCAGTAGTTGAGCAGGGTGCCGAGGTCGACCAGCGGGTCGCCGAGTGTGGCCATGTCCCAGTCGAACACCGACACGACCTCGTCGGGGTCCCCGGGTGCGAACTGGCAGTTGTCGATCTTGAAATCGTTGTGGACGATCGCGGCCGCGCCGGAGGCCGGCAGCGTCTGGGCCAGCCGCTCGCCCAGGGTCGCCGCCAGCGGATCGCCGCCCTCGGCCGCCGCCAGTTCCCACCGCTTGCGCCAGCCGCGGACCTGCCGCTCCAGGAATCCCACGGGCCGGCCCAGGTCCGCGAGCCCGCACTCCACCGGGTCCACGCGGTGCAGGTCCGCCAGCGCGTCGATCACCGCCAGCCCGACCCGGCGCCCGGCGGCCGGAAGCGCGGACATCGAGGCCGGGACCGAGTCCCACACCACGACACCGGACCGGTACTCCACGACGAGGAAGTCCGCGCCCGCGACCGCGTGGTCGGTGCACAGCAGCTGTGCCTTCGGCGCCCGCGGGTAGGCCTTCCACAGCCGGGACAGCACCTTGTACTCGCGGCCCATGTCGTGCGCGCCCGGCGCGATCCGGCCGAACGGCGGCCGCCGCAGCACCAGCGCGGTGTCGCCGAAGCGGATCTGGTAGGTCAGATTGGCCGACCCGTTCGGGAACTGCAGCACCGCGAACTCGCCGGACAACTCGGGCAGGCGCTCCCGCAGGTAGGCCTCGACACGGGGCCAGTCCAGGTCCTCCCCCGGCCGCACCGGGGCGGTGTCGGTCTCCCGGGTGGTGGGTTCACCCACGGTGGTCCTCCCCGTCGTCGCAGGCTTCGGCCAGGATCCGGGCGTAGCGTTGCCGCGCCTCCGCCTTCCGCGTCGGCAGGAGGTAGGGCGGGAACAACCCGTCGTCCGGTTCCGTGCCACGCAACAGCGCCTGGGCGAGGTTGACCTTGTGCACCTCGGTGGCGCCATCGGCCAGTCCCATGTGGAACGACTCGAGAACCCACCTGCCGAAGGGGAGCTCCTTCGAAATGCCCAGGGAACCGTGGATCTGGATGGCGCGGCCGGCGATGTCGGCGAGCACCTTGGGCATCGCGGCCTTCACCGCGGAGATGTCCGCGCGCACCTTGCGGTAGTCCCGGTACTTGTCGATCCGCCACGCCGTGCGCAGCACCAGCAGGCGGAACTGCTCCAGCTGGATCCAGGAGTCGGCGATCATCTCCTGCACGAGCTGCTTGTCGGCGAGGCGCTCACCCTTGGTGGTGCGGGACACCGCACGGCGTTTCATCATGTCGAACGCCGCCTGCACGAGCCCGACCGTCCGCATCGCATGGTGGATGCGCCCGCCGCCGAGCCGGGTCTGCGCGACCGCGAAGGCCCGGCCGCGCTCGCCGAGCAGGTTCTCCGCGGGCACGCGCACATCGGTGTAGCGCAGGTATTGGTGGGTGCCGACCGGCTCGTCGTGGCCCCACACGCTCACGTCCCGCACCCGTTCGATGCCGGGCGTGCCCGCGGGCACCACGAACATCGACATGCTCCGGTGCGGCGGCGCGTCCGGCTCGGTCACCGCCATCACGATGAGGAACTCGGCGAACAACGCGTGCGAGGAGAACCACTTCTCACCGTTGATGACCCATTCGTCACCGTCGAGCCTGGCCGTGGTGCGGAACCCGGTGGGGTCGGACCCGCCGTGCGGCTCGGTCATCGAGAAGCACGACACGATCTCACCCGCGATCAGCGGCTCGAGGTAAGTCTTCTTCAGATGCTCGGTGCCGTAGTGGGCGAGGATCTCGGCGTTGCCGGAATCGGGTGCCTGGCAACCGAACACGACCGGCCCGGAGTGGGTGCGGCCGAGCTTTTCGTTCAGCAGCGCCAGCCGTAGCTGCCCGTACCCCTTACCGCCGAGTTCCGGACCCAGGTGGCAGGCCCACAGGTTGTGCTCGCGCACCGTGTCCTGCAGCGGTTTGATCAGCGCGTTGCGCACCGGGTCCCGCGGGTTCCACGCGTGCTCGATCACCTGGTCGACCGGTTCGACCTCCTCGCGCACGAACTCCTCGACCCAGTCCAGCTCCCGCTGCACCTCGGGGCTCGTCTCGAAGCTCCACATGTTGAATCGTCCTTTCAGCGGGTGAGCACCGTGCAGGCGGAGACGCCGGGCGCACCGTAGACGTGCGTGAACCCGACCCGCGGCCGGTCCGGCACCTGGTGGGCGCCCGCGGCCCCACGCAGCTGGAGCACGTTCTCGTAGACCTGCCGCAGCCCGGACGCGCCGATCGGCTCGCCGTTGGCCAGGCAGCCACCGTCGGTGTTGACCGGCAGCGCTCCGCCGATCGCGGTCGCACCGTCGATGATCAGCTTCTCCTGCTCGCCGTGCGCGCACAGCCCGGTTTCGGCCAGGTGCATCAGCTCGGCACCGGACTCGGTGTCCTGAATCTGCGCGACGTCCACTTCGGACGGCGCGATCCCGGCCCGCGCGAACGCGTCGCGCGCCGCATCCACGGTCGGCGACTCGCCCCGCTCGGCGGCCAGCCACGGCCCGAACACCTCGAACGAGCCGTAACGCCGCGAACGCAGGCTCGCGCCGCGCAGGAACACCGGTTCGCCGGTGTGGTCACGGGCCCGGTCCGCGCGGCACAGCACCAGCGCCACCGCGCCCTCGCCCGGCGAGCAGTACATGTACTGGGTCAGCGGGTGGGAGATCATCGGCGCCGCCGCGATTTCGGCCGCGCTGAGCTCCCTGCGCCGCCACGCCATCGGGTTGAGCGCGCCGTTGCGGAACGCCTTCTCCGCGATCAGGGACAGCACGTCCGGGGCGATGCCGTGGTCGTGCAGGTACCGCTGGATCTTCATGCCGAAGAACTGCGTGGTGACCATCAGCCCGGTCTCGCCGTACCAGGAGCCGATGCCGTGCTCGGCCGGGTCGGTGTTGAACGCCCCGCGCTCGTGCTTGTCGAAACCGATGACGATCCCGACGTCGGCCCGGCCCGAACGGATCGCGGCCTCGGCGGCGATCAGCGCGGACCCGCCTGTGGCGCAGCCGTTGTAGACGTTGATGAACGGCAGCCCGGTCAGACCGAGTTCGGACACCAGCGTGTCCGCGTCACCGGCCGAGTGCGACCCGCCGAACGCGAACTGCATGTCGGAAAACCACAACCCGGCGTCACGCAGCGCCTCCCGGGCCGCGTGCGCGGCCTGCGCGCGCCCGGACACACCGTCCGTGCGGCCGAACCGGTGCATGCCGATCCCGACGATCGCGACCTCAGTCATGGGTGTCCTCCACGAACGCGAACGTGTGCACCGGCTCGCCCTGCTCGTCGTCGGCGAACGGCACGAGCTCCAGTCGCAACGGCATGCCGATCCGCAGCCGCGCCGGATCGGTCTCGGTCAGCCTGGTCTCCACCAGCAGTTCACCGGGAAGCTCGGCGTACCCGACGCCGTAGGGCTCGTAGGCCGCGGTGCCGGTGTAGGGGGGCTTGGGGCGGAACCCCTGCACGGTCCAGGTCCACAGCGTCCCGGTGCGCGACAGCGGCACGTCCACCATCGCCGAACCGGTGCAGCGCGGGCAACCGCCCTGGCGAGGGAACGTGTACGCGCCGCAGTCGTCGCAGCGGCTGCCCACCAGCGCCACCCCGTCCGCGGTCTCGGTGAACAACGAGTCGTCCACGGTGCGCTTCCCGGCGATCACGGCGCGGCCAGCCGTCCGCCGTCGACCGCGAGCAGCGACCCCGTGGTGAAGGTCGACGCCGGGCCGCAAAGGTACAGCGCGGCACCCACGATCTCGCTGGGATCGGCGCCGCGTCCCAGCGGCCAGTCCCCGGCCATCTCGTCGAAGACCGCCATGTCCCAGTCCCTGCTGATGTCGGTGAAGAACGGCCCGGCGAGGATCGTGTTGACCCGCACTCGCGGCCCGTAGGCCTGGGCGAACCCGGCGGTGAGGGTGTTCAGCGCCGCCTTGGCCGCCGCGTAGGGCAGGTCGGCGGCGGTGGGACGCTGCGAGGCCATCGACGAGATGTTGAGGATCACCCCGCCGTCCCGGCCGGCCATCCGCTTGCCCGCGGCGGCCATGAGCCGGAACGGGCCCTTGACGTTGACCGCGACCACCTTGTCGAACAGCGTCTCGGTCACCTCGTCGAGACTCGGGTAGACCGGGGCGATGCCGGCGTTGTTGACCAGCACGTCCACTGGCCCCAGCGCGTCCTCCACCTCGTCGAGCAGCGGGCCGAGCCGGTCCCAGTCGCCGACGTGCG
This is a stretch of genomic DNA from Amycolatopsis endophytica. It encodes these proteins:
- a CDS encoding thiolase family protein; the encoded protein is MTEVAIVGIGMHRFGRTDGVSGRAQAAHAAREALRDAGLWFSDMQFAFGGSHSAGDADTLVSELGLTGLPFINVYNGCATGGSALIAAEAAIRSGRADVGIVIGFDKHERGAFNTDPAEHGIGSWYGETGLMVTTQFFGMKIQRYLHDHGIAPDVLSLIAEKAFRNGALNPMAWRRRELSAAEIAAAPMISHPLTQYMYCSPGEGAVALVLCRADRARDHTGEPVFLRGASLRSRRYGSFEVFGPWLAAERGESPTVDAARDAFARAGIAPSEVDVAQIQDTESGAELMHLAETGLCAHGEQEKLIIDGATAIGGALPVNTDGGCLANGEPIGASGLRQVYENVLQLRGAAGAHQVPDRPRVGFTHVYGAPGVSACTVLTR
- a CDS encoding Zn-ribbon domain-containing OB-fold protein, with the protein product MDDSLFTETADGVALVGSRCDDCGAYTFPRQGGCPRCTGSAMVDVPLSRTGTLWTWTVQGFRPKPPYTGTAAYEPYGVGYAELPGELLVETRLTETDPARLRIGMPLRLELVPFADDEQGEPVHTFAFVEDTHD
- a CDS encoding SDR family NAD(P)-dependent oxidoreductase, whose protein sequence is MSTSGERPVARSVSAARATALTDLPLAGRTALVTGGSRGLGREIAIAFAAAGADVAVVSRKKDSCEALAEQIAAETGRRTSAHAAHVGDWDRLGPLLDEVEDALGPVDVLVNNAGIAPVYPSLDEVTETLFDKVVAVNVKGPFRLMAAAGKRMAGRDGGVILNISSMASQRPTAADLPYAAAKAALNTLTAGFAQAYGPRVRVNTILAGPFFTDISRDWDMAVFDEMAGDWPLGRGADPSEIVGAALYLCGPASTFTTGSLLAVDGGRLAAP